One genomic segment of Streptomyces liangshanensis includes these proteins:
- a CDS encoding non-ribosomal peptide synthetase codes for MNARIADVLPLSPVQEGLLFHAARDTGGPDPYLVQARFLIGPAVTADALRAGVAALLDRHPNLRACFRHERLDRPVQVVPKAVRLPWTEVDLTGLGLDDVTARTEEALREDAALRFDLARPPLVRATFLRHDTGAELIVSFHHILLDGWSLPILERDLAALVAGRPLPPPVPYRDYLVWLGGQDQRRADAAWAESLHGLERPALLAPDGPDTAPDRTRIRLSTALTGTLTARAAEEGVTLNTLVQVAWALVLARLTGSRDLVFGAVVSGRPHDLPGVESMVGLFINTLPVRVRLRDGESAGELLRRVQDEQSRLLAHHHARVAEVQRAAGAGELFDSILAFENFPQSPASQDGPDSVRLVDVGDATHYPVTLAVVAEDRLLLSVSCRRGISATGVTRSVVRVLEQLAADPGRSAEDIDALPEAEHDRLLALAAGPSRTVAGPTTLTGGFAAQAARTPDAPAVDADGEILSYARLDAASDRLAGRLVRAGVAPGDTVALLLPRSAAVVVAQLAVLKAGACWLPLDPGQPPERLARLVQAAEPVLALTPRASSVRLPADLAVLDIEEDGSVPRDFAGPPAHPESAACVIYTSGSTGEPKGVVVPQRAITELAADGRFAGGAHRRVLFHNPYTFDASTYEVWVPLLNGGTVVVAPAEAVTPDLLKRVVPDRRVTALMLTPELLRTVAEIAPDALAGLSEVWAGGDVLAADTVRRVQEHCPGAVVVNGYGPTETTVFATAHTAHPTHPTHTAYLTHTAHTAHAPRPTADPVHTDTPADPGTVPIGRPLDNTRAHVLDAALRPMPAGATGELYLAGTGLAHGYLGRPAATAERFVADPYGPPGSRMYRTGDLARRTAGGVLEFAGRADDQVKVRGFRVEPAEVEVALAGCPGVARAVVGARCDAAGGKLLAAWLLLDEAGPESAEADTRDDRWNRTLARAREHAARHLPAHLVPSLWARVDHIPLTRHHKVDRAALPAPGPTGGRVTERAPRTARERELCALFGTVLGLPAVGPDTDFFTAGGHSLTALRLRSKIETVLDVRIPVSVLFDAPTPAALAARLDAPPAAAGRAPRIPLRSARRRTGPAAGSDDPSGNSLEPVLTLRAGGDRVPLFCVHPGLGLGWSFANLLPYLDPARPVHTLQSPALLTGVDRLPPSMGAMADLYVARLRAVRPHGPYLLLGRSFGGALAHEMAVRLRRAGEEVGMLAVVDAMPMPDTILGTPLDPVAVEDELLHILLQSHAPDLPVPPGPLDRARVFATVRRGGLDALTDPLLHTLVDAGTHHTRLVRNWSPTPYEGRVTLFSATRDTWPTPAEKKAAWHRVSAALDVHDLDCGHGHVLTPGPAAEIAAVLETALRGD; via the coding sequence ATGAACGCGCGCATCGCGGACGTACTACCGCTCTCCCCGGTCCAGGAAGGACTGCTCTTCCACGCCGCCCGCGACACCGGCGGCCCCGACCCCTACCTGGTGCAGGCCCGCTTCCTCATCGGCCCGGCCGTCACCGCCGACGCGCTGCGGGCGGGAGTGGCCGCCCTCCTCGACCGCCACCCCAACCTGCGCGCCTGCTTCCGGCACGAGCGCCTCGACCGGCCCGTCCAGGTCGTCCCGAAGGCCGTCCGGCTGCCCTGGACCGAGGTCGACCTGACCGGCCTGGGCCTGGACGACGTCACCGCGCGAACCGAGGAGGCGCTGCGCGAGGACGCGGCACTCCGCTTCGACCTGGCCCGCCCGCCCCTGGTCCGCGCCACGTTCCTGCGGCACGACACCGGCGCCGAACTGATCGTGTCCTTCCACCACATCCTGCTCGACGGCTGGTCCCTGCCGATCCTCGAACGGGACCTCGCGGCCCTCGTCGCGGGCCGCCCGCTGCCGCCCCCCGTGCCCTACCGCGACTACCTGGTGTGGCTGGGCGGACAGGACCAGCGACGGGCCGACGCCGCCTGGGCCGAGTCGCTCCACGGCCTGGAGCGGCCCGCGCTGCTTGCCCCGGACGGTCCCGACACCGCGCCCGACCGGACCCGCATCCGGCTGTCCACCGCGCTCACCGGCACCCTCACCGCACGGGCCGCCGAGGAGGGCGTCACCCTCAACACCCTGGTCCAGGTCGCCTGGGCTCTGGTGCTGGCCCGGCTCACCGGCTCCCGCGACCTGGTCTTCGGCGCCGTCGTCTCCGGACGCCCGCACGACCTGCCGGGCGTCGAGTCCATGGTGGGCCTGTTCATCAACACCCTGCCGGTACGGGTGCGGCTGCGCGACGGCGAGAGCGCCGGCGAACTGCTCCGCCGCGTCCAGGACGAGCAGTCCCGGCTGCTGGCCCACCACCACGCCCGCGTCGCCGAGGTGCAGCGGGCCGCGGGGGCGGGAGAACTCTTCGACTCGATCCTCGCCTTCGAGAACTTCCCGCAGAGCCCGGCGAGCCAGGACGGCCCCGACTCCGTGCGCCTGGTGGACGTGGGGGACGCCACCCACTACCCCGTCACCCTCGCCGTCGTCGCCGAGGACCGGCTGCTGCTGTCCGTGAGCTGCCGCCGGGGCATCTCCGCCACCGGGGTCACCCGGAGTGTCGTGCGCGTCCTGGAACAACTCGCCGCGGATCCGGGGCGGTCGGCCGAGGACATCGACGCCCTCCCGGAGGCCGAGCACGACCGGCTGCTCGCGCTCGCCGCGGGCCCGTCCCGTACCGTCGCCGGACCCACCACCCTGACCGGCGGGTTCGCCGCGCAGGCGGCCCGTACCCCGGACGCGCCCGCCGTCGACGCGGACGGCGAGATCCTCAGCTACGCGCGGCTCGACGCCGCGTCGGACCGGCTGGCGGGACGGCTCGTCCGGGCGGGCGTGGCACCGGGCGACACGGTGGCCCTGCTGCTGCCCCGCTCGGCGGCCGTGGTCGTCGCGCAGCTCGCGGTCCTCAAGGCGGGGGCCTGCTGGCTGCCGCTCGACCCGGGCCAGCCGCCGGAGCGGCTCGCCCGCCTGGTGCAGGCGGCGGAGCCGGTCCTCGCCCTCACCCCGCGCGCCTCCTCGGTCCGGCTGCCCGCGGACCTCGCGGTGCTGGACATCGAGGAGGACGGTTCCGTGCCCAGGGACTTCGCGGGGCCCCCGGCCCACCCGGAGTCCGCCGCCTGCGTGATCTACACCTCCGGCTCCACCGGGGAGCCCAAGGGCGTGGTCGTCCCGCAGCGCGCGATCACCGAACTGGCCGCCGACGGCCGCTTCGCGGGCGGCGCGCACCGGCGGGTGCTGTTCCACAACCCGTACACGTTCGACGCCTCCACCTACGAGGTGTGGGTCCCGCTCCTCAACGGCGGGACGGTGGTGGTCGCGCCCGCCGAGGCCGTCACTCCCGACCTGCTCAAGCGGGTGGTGCCCGACCGGCGCGTCACCGCGCTGATGCTGACGCCCGAACTGCTGCGTACCGTCGCGGAGATCGCGCCGGACGCGCTCGCGGGGCTCAGCGAGGTCTGGGCGGGCGGGGACGTCCTCGCGGCCGACACCGTGCGGCGCGTCCAGGAGCACTGCCCGGGGGCCGTGGTGGTCAACGGCTACGGCCCCACCGAGACAACGGTGTTCGCCACCGCACACACCGCCCACCCCACTCACCCCACTCACACCGCGTACCTCACTCACACCGCGCACACCGCGCACGCCCCCCGCCCCACCGCCGACCCCGTTCACACCGACACCCCTGCCGACCCCGGCACCGTCCCCATCGGCCGCCCCCTCGACAACACCCGCGCCCACGTCCTCGACGCCGCGCTCCGCCCGATGCCCGCCGGCGCCACCGGCGAGCTGTACCTCGCCGGTACCGGGCTCGCCCACGGCTACCTCGGCCGCCCCGCCGCCACCGCCGAGCGGTTCGTCGCCGATCCGTACGGGCCGCCCGGCAGCCGCATGTACCGCACCGGCGACCTCGCCCGCCGCACGGCCGGCGGAGTCCTGGAGTTCGCCGGCCGCGCCGACGACCAGGTGAAGGTACGGGGCTTCCGCGTCGAACCCGCCGAGGTGGAGGTCGCGTTGGCCGGCTGCCCCGGCGTGGCACGGGCCGTGGTCGGCGCCCGGTGCGACGCCGCCGGCGGCAAACTCCTCGCCGCCTGGCTGCTGTTGGACGAGGCCGGCCCGGAGAGCGCCGAGGCCGACACCCGCGACGACCGGTGGAACCGTACCCTCGCCCGGGCCCGCGAGCACGCCGCCCGGCACCTGCCCGCCCACCTCGTCCCGTCCCTCTGGGCGCGCGTCGACCACATCCCGCTCACCCGCCACCACAAGGTCGACCGCGCCGCCCTGCCCGCCCCGGGACCCACCGGCGGCCGGGTGACGGAACGGGCCCCGCGCACCGCACGCGAGAGGGAGCTGTGCGCCCTGTTCGGTACGGTGCTCGGCCTCCCCGCCGTCGGCCCCGACACCGACTTCTTCACGGCCGGCGGCCACTCGCTGACCGCGCTGCGCCTGAGGTCGAAGATCGAGACGGTCCTCGACGTACGCATCCCGGTCTCGGTCCTGTTCGACGCGCCGACCCCGGCCGCCCTCGCCGCCCGCCTCGACGCACCGCCCGCCGCGGCCGGCCGCGCCCCGAGGATCCCGCTGCGCTCCGCCCGGCGGCGCACCGGGCCGGCCGCCGGATCCGACGACCCGTCGGGGAACAGCCTGGAGCCGGTGCTCACCCTCCGCGCGGGAGGCGACCGCGTCCCGCTCTTCTGCGTGCACCCGGGGCTCGGCCTCGGCTGGTCGTTCGCCAACCTGCTCCCGTACCTGGACCCGGCCCGGCCGGTGCACACCCTCCAGAGCCCCGCCCTGCTGACCGGGGTGGACCGGCTCCCGCCCTCCATGGGCGCGATGGCCGACCTGTACGTGGCACGCCTGCGCGCGGTCCGGCCGCACGGGCCGTACCTGCTCCTCGGCCGGTCCTTCGGCGGCGCGCTCGCCCACGAGATGGCGGTCCGGCTGCGCCGGGCGGGGGAGGAGGTCGGGATGCTCGCCGTGGTGGACGCCATGCCGATGCCGGACACCATCCTCGGCACCCCGCTGGACCCGGTGGCCGTCGAGGACGAACTGCTGCACATCCTGCTCCAGAGCCACGCCCCCGACCTGCCCGTGCCACCGGGACCGCTGGACCGCGCCCGGGTGTTCGCCACCGTCCGCCGCGGCGGCCTCGACGCCCTGACCGACCCCCTGCTGCACACCCTCGTCGACGCGGGCACCCACCACACCCGGCTCGTCAGGAACTGGAGCCCCACCCCCTACGAGGGACGCGTGACGCTCTTCTCCGCCACCCGCGACACCTGGCCCACCCCGGCCGAGAAGAAGGCGGCCTGGCACCGCGTGTCCGCCGCGCTCGACGTGCACGACCTGGACTGCGGCCACGGCCACGTCCTGACCCCGGGCCCGGCGGCCGAGATCGCCGCGGTCCTCGAAACCGCCCTCCGAGGGGACTGA
- a CDS encoding non-ribosomal peptide synthetase has translation MSAPTVLRAAPAAASPSMADRFGALGREQRVRLMRRLLEAGRAREIPAVIPSRDPGRPVPLSPAQHDLWVYDSLYPGTPALNLCSAYHFDSPADPEHLAAALTLIQRHHDVLRTRIRTDEEGGLRVEFPDDGPFDLEREDLRGTGTTIDAAFEAFRARPFDLARDKLIRARFVRVDERRSTLMLSLHHTISDWWSFDVLQNEFAQAYGALRDGKEPPLTRPAVQYADFSSWQDELAESGVFGARLDFWRRYLADPPGPLTVPGGGGTPVTEGDGIAQVPFHIDAPTAAAVRALARERGASVYVVLMAAFAVLAHRVSGADDLVLGTPIANRAAKGLDQVIGYVMNAVPTRWRVRPDRSFADVLAGFAVDFPELMANADVPVGRIVSAAAPERSAGRAPLYQWVFMHLTQQPSVSVMKEFAEPERIHTGGEHDLVGVVKDCDDGMEGSFGLRTDVFAPETVAHWTECYVELLRRITADPTALVGDIDLVPAARRVRLLADSAGPAAPAPASLPELVARQAARTPGAPALDTADGTLSYAQLADRVDRLAARMARYGAGPGRIVALALDRGTDWPVAALAAQRAGAAYLPVDPAHPAERLRRLLAEAAPALLVTAPGAAPPAGTDLPTLVLDPDAWADAPLPPGRPDPAGAAHVIHTSGSTGTPKGVVVTHAGVAALAQGLVAGAALGADSRVLQLGPPSFDISVGEMCLAFGSGGTLVLPPRGPLVGDALGDVLTARRVSCAFVPPSVLATVPLAPHPELRTLLVGAEACPPDLVARWATGGRRLLNAYGPTETTVVSTLSAPLAADGTTPPIGTPLPGTGAYVLDARLRPVPAGVGGELYLAGPALARGYLGRAALTAERFVADPYGPPGSRMYRTGDLAHRDHTGTTHYLGRGDEQVKLRGLRIEPGEIAAALTEHPTVDRAVAVVRDSRAGAAQLVAYVVPAPGREIDPDALLLHAAGRLPAALVPAAVVALGALPLLSSGKLDRAALPAPEQRADDTVRTPGSAREEILCGLFAGLLGLEQAGPDDDFFRLGGDSIMAIQLAVRARAAGLVLSPHDVFTVRTPARLAVLARTPDDGLPVEEDTGYGRLPLTPVMRWWREQGPDTSAFTQSMVFPAAAGTDVGTLAAAVTALAARHAALRMRLVRHDDADWELEVPAEAAPGNARTLRTAVPPDADLLKRARKLAVTTALRPEDGEMLRAVWLDAGPGRPGALLVTVHHLAVDGLSWRVIGQELAPALGHPGAAGDPAPARTASFTRWSRLLSQEADRRIGELPWWERQLTDDTARIADGRGTGGHRRTLTVELGPDLTRSALVTLPGVFNCRPDAVMLTALTAAAVQRRGSGSALLVHLEGHGREVISAPVDVSGTVGWFTTQYPVRLDLGAAAVRSGGRPGEALKNVKEQLRGVPAGGLGWGLLRYLHPTAGPALAALTVPDVRFNYLGRFAESDAAGGRLLDVGPDAVPLGHALEVDVLSREENGALLLEATFSYAAEVFTEDEVRALAAAWSEALGVLADRCGPGGGAVHSPSDFPLVDLTGDQLDLLGEELDVDGAGDFDDFGTFDGPDHFDGPDHFDGSGDFGHADDPGTGIHGTVTPAYEGERR, from the coding sequence ATGAGTGCCCCCACCGTCCTCCGCGCCGCCCCCGCCGCGGCGTCCCCCTCCATGGCCGACCGGTTCGGCGCCCTCGGCAGGGAGCAGCGGGTCCGCCTGATGCGCCGCCTCCTGGAAGCCGGCCGCGCCCGCGAGATACCCGCCGTCATCCCCTCGCGCGACCCCGGCAGGCCGGTGCCCCTCAGCCCCGCCCAGCACGACCTGTGGGTGTACGACTCGCTCTATCCCGGCACCCCCGCCCTCAACCTGTGCTCCGCCTACCACTTCGACAGCCCCGCCGACCCGGAGCACCTGGCGGCGGCGCTGACACTGATCCAGCGTCACCACGACGTCCTGCGCACCCGCATCAGGACGGACGAAGAAGGCGGGCTGCGGGTCGAGTTCCCCGACGACGGCCCCTTCGACCTGGAGCGCGAGGACCTCCGCGGCACCGGTACGACCATCGACGCGGCCTTCGAGGCCTTCCGCGCCCGCCCCTTCGACCTGGCCCGGGACAAGCTGATCCGGGCCCGGTTCGTCCGGGTCGACGAGCGGCGCTCCACCCTGATGCTCAGCCTGCACCACACCATCAGCGACTGGTGGTCGTTCGACGTCCTCCAGAACGAGTTCGCCCAGGCGTACGGGGCCCTGCGCGACGGCAAGGAGCCGCCGCTGACGCGGCCCGCCGTCCAGTACGCCGACTTCTCCTCCTGGCAGGACGAGTTGGCGGAGTCCGGGGTCTTCGGGGCCCGCCTCGACTTCTGGCGCCGCTACCTCGCGGACCCGCCCGGGCCCCTCACCGTGCCCGGCGGCGGCGGGACCCCCGTCACCGAGGGGGACGGCATCGCCCAGGTCCCCTTCCACATCGACGCGCCGACCGCCGCCGCCGTACGCGCCCTGGCCCGCGAGCGCGGGGCCTCCGTCTACGTCGTCCTCATGGCGGCCTTCGCCGTCCTCGCGCACCGGGTCAGCGGCGCCGACGACCTGGTCCTCGGCACGCCCATCGCCAACCGCGCCGCCAAGGGCCTCGACCAGGTCATCGGGTACGTCATGAACGCCGTCCCGACCCGCTGGCGGGTGCGGCCCGACCGCTCCTTCGCCGACGTCCTCGCCGGATTCGCCGTCGACTTCCCCGAGTTGATGGCCAACGCGGACGTACCGGTCGGCCGGATCGTGTCGGCCGCCGCCCCCGAGCGCAGCGCGGGCCGGGCCCCGCTCTACCAGTGGGTCTTCATGCACCTGACGCAGCAGCCCAGCGTCTCCGTCATGAAGGAGTTCGCGGAGCCCGAGCGCATCCACACCGGCGGCGAGCACGACCTCGTCGGCGTCGTGAAGGACTGCGACGACGGCATGGAGGGCAGCTTCGGGCTGCGCACCGACGTCTTCGCCCCCGAGACCGTGGCCCACTGGACCGAGTGCTACGTCGAACTCCTCCGCCGTATCACCGCCGACCCCACCGCGCTCGTCGGCGACATCGACCTCGTGCCCGCCGCCCGGCGCGTACGGCTCCTCGCCGACTCGGCGGGACCCGCCGCGCCCGCCCCCGCCTCGCTCCCCGAACTGGTGGCCCGGCAGGCCGCCCGCACCCCCGGCGCCCCCGCCCTCGACACCGCGGACGGGACCCTCAGCTACGCCCAACTCGCCGACCGGGTCGACCGGTTGGCCGCCAGGATGGCACGGTACGGAGCCGGCCCCGGCCGGATCGTCGCCCTCGCCCTCGACCGCGGCACCGACTGGCCCGTCGCCGCCCTCGCCGCCCAGCGGGCCGGCGCCGCCTACCTGCCCGTCGACCCGGCGCACCCCGCCGAGCGCCTGCGCCGCCTCCTCGCCGAGGCCGCGCCCGCCCTCCTGGTCACCGCACCCGGCGCCGCACCCCCCGCCGGGACGGACCTCCCGACCCTGGTCCTCGACCCGGACGCCTGGGCGGACGCACCACTGCCGCCCGGCCGGCCCGACCCCGCCGGCGCCGCCCACGTCATCCACACCTCCGGCTCCACCGGCACCCCCAAGGGCGTCGTCGTCACCCACGCCGGGGTGGCCGCCCTCGCCCAGGGCCTGGTGGCGGGCGCGGCGCTCGGCGCCGACAGCCGGGTGCTCCAGCTCGGCCCGCCGTCCTTCGACATCTCCGTCGGCGAGATGTGCCTCGCCTTCGGCTCCGGCGGCACCCTCGTCCTGCCGCCCCGCGGCCCCCTCGTCGGCGACGCCCTCGGGGACGTCCTGACCGCACGCCGTGTCTCCTGCGCCTTCGTCCCGCCGTCGGTGCTCGCGACCGTGCCCCTCGCCCCCCACCCGGAGCTGCGCACCCTCCTCGTCGGCGCGGAGGCCTGCCCGCCGGACCTGGTCGCCCGCTGGGCCACCGGGGGCCGCCGCCTCCTCAACGCGTACGGGCCCACCGAGACCACCGTCGTCTCCACCCTCTCCGCCCCCCTCGCCGCCGACGGCACCACCCCGCCCATCGGCACCCCGCTGCCGGGCACCGGCGCCTACGTCCTCGACGCGCGGCTGCGCCCGGTGCCCGCCGGGGTGGGCGGCGAGCTGTACCTCGCGGGGCCCGCCCTCGCCCGCGGCTACCTGGGGCGCGCCGCGCTCACCGCCGAGCGGTTCGTCGCCGACCCCTACGGGCCGCCCGGCAGCCGCATGTACCGCACCGGCGACCTCGCCCACCGCGACCACACCGGCACCACCCACTACCTCGGGCGCGGCGACGAGCAGGTCAAGCTGCGCGGACTGCGCATCGAGCCGGGCGAGATCGCCGCCGCGCTCACCGAACACCCCACCGTCGACCGGGCGGTGGCCGTCGTACGGGACAGCCGCGCCGGCGCCGCGCAACTCGTCGCGTACGTCGTCCCCGCCCCCGGGCGGGAGATCGACCCGGACGCGCTGCTGCTCCACGCCGCCGGGCGCCTGCCCGCGGCCCTGGTCCCCGCCGCCGTGGTGGCGCTCGGCGCCCTGCCCCTGCTGTCGAGCGGCAAGCTCGACCGGGCGGCGCTGCCCGCGCCCGAGCAGCGTGCCGACGACACCGTGCGGACGCCCGGATCGGCCCGCGAGGAGATCCTCTGCGGCCTGTTCGCCGGCCTCCTCGGCCTCGAACAGGCGGGCCCGGACGACGACTTCTTCCGGCTCGGCGGCGACAGCATCATGGCCATCCAGCTCGCGGTACGGGCCAGGGCGGCCGGTCTGGTGCTCTCCCCCCACGACGTGTTCACCGTCCGCACCCCCGCCCGGCTCGCCGTGCTCGCCCGCACCCCCGACGACGGCCTCCCCGTGGAGGAGGACACCGGGTACGGCCGCCTGCCGCTCACCCCCGTGATGCGCTGGTGGCGCGAACAGGGCCCGGACACCTCGGCGTTCACCCAGTCCATGGTCTTCCCGGCGGCCGCGGGCACCGACGTCGGCACGCTCGCGGCGGCCGTCACCGCACTGGCCGCGCGCCACGCCGCGCTGCGGATGCGCCTGGTGCGCCACGACGACGCCGACTGGGAGCTGGAGGTGCCCGCCGAGGCGGCCCCGGGCAACGCCCGCACCCTCCGGACGGCCGTCCCCCCGGACGCCGATCTCCTGAAGCGGGCGCGGAAGTTGGCGGTTACCACCGCCCTGCGCCCCGAGGACGGCGAGATGCTGCGGGCCGTGTGGCTCGACGCGGGCCCCGGCCGCCCCGGCGCCCTGCTCGTCACCGTCCACCACCTGGCCGTCGACGGACTGTCCTGGCGGGTCATCGGCCAGGAACTCGCCCCGGCGCTCGGCCACCCCGGCGCGGCCGGCGACCCGGCGCCCGCGCGGACCGCGTCGTTCACCCGCTGGTCCCGGCTGCTGTCCCAGGAGGCGGACCGGCGCATCGGCGAACTGCCCTGGTGGGAAAGACAACTGACGGACGACACGGCCCGGATCGCCGACGGCCGGGGGACCGGCGGGCACCGGCGGACCCTCACCGTCGAACTGGGCCCCGACCTCACCAGGAGCGCCCTCGTCACCCTGCCGGGCGTCTTCAACTGCCGCCCGGACGCGGTGATGCTGACCGCGCTCACGGCGGCGGCCGTCCAGCGGCGCGGGAGCGGATCCGCCCTGCTGGTCCACCTGGAGGGCCACGGCCGCGAAGTGATCTCCGCTCCGGTGGACGTGTCCGGCACCGTCGGCTGGTTCACCACGCAGTACCCGGTCCGGCTCGACCTCGGCGCCGCCGCCGTACGGTCCGGCGGCCGGCCGGGGGAGGCGCTCAAAAACGTCAAGGAGCAACTGCGGGGTGTGCCCGCGGGCGGCCTCGGCTGGGGACTCCTGCGCTACCTCCACCCCACGGCGGGGCCGGCACTCGCCGCGCTCACCGTCCCCGACGTCCGCTTCAACTACCTGGGCCGGTTCGCCGAGTCCGACGCGGCGGGCGGGCGGCTGCTCGACGTCGGCCCCGACGCCGTACCGCTCGGCCACGCGCTGGAGGTGGACGTGCTGTCCCGCGAGGAGAACGGCGCCCTCCTGCTGGAGGCGACCTTCTCCTACGCGGCCGAGGTGTTCACCGAGGACGAGGTACGGGCGCTGGCGGCCGCCTGGTCCGAGGCGCTCGGCGTCCTCGCGGACCGGTGCGGGCCGGGCGGCGGGGCGGTCCACAGCCCGTCGGACTTCCCGCTGGTCGACCTCACCGGGGACCAGCTCGACCTCCTCGGCGAGGAGCTCGACGTGGACGGCGCCGGCGACTTCGACGACTTCGGCACCTTCGACGGCCCCGACCACTTCGACGGCCCCGACCACTTCGACGGATCCGGCGACTTCGGACACGCCGACGACCCCGGCACCGGCATCCACGGCACCGTAACCCCCGCCTACGAAGGAGAACGGCGATGA
- a CDS encoding MupA/Atu3671 family FMN-dependent luciferase-like monooxygenase — MDLSVMFFGADSTTAGETRHAETYEDILTVARTADRLGFHAVWTPERHFQQVGQVFPSPPVLSAALAVATERIAIRAGSVVLPLHHPLKVAEDWAVVDNLSHGRAGLSVATGWHSKDFTLAPERYEDRRRATLETIPRLRALWAGEPAEYADGTGTPVSVVPQPRPVQETLPLWVTTSGNPETWEAAGRLRAGVLGATVGQTRDELADRIARYRAACAGAPDQRGTDAHGRVTLMAHTYVGTDDAEVRRQAGAPLRAYLASYVRQTAANRSADAATARLTDEQAAMLAEFAFERYLSWGSLLGSPGHCAKMLADLAELGVDEVACFIDFGIGRDDVLAGLHRLAELKETL; from the coding sequence GTGGACCTCAGTGTGATGTTCTTCGGTGCGGACAGCACCACCGCCGGGGAGACCCGGCACGCCGAGACGTACGAGGACATCCTCACCGTGGCCAGGACCGCGGACCGGCTCGGGTTCCACGCCGTCTGGACCCCCGAACGCCACTTCCAGCAGGTGGGACAGGTGTTCCCCAGCCCGCCGGTGCTCAGCGCGGCCCTCGCCGTCGCCACCGAGCGGATCGCGATCCGCGCCGGCAGCGTCGTCCTGCCCCTCCACCACCCGCTGAAGGTCGCCGAGGACTGGGCCGTCGTCGACAACCTCTCCCACGGCAGGGCCGGCCTGTCCGTCGCCACCGGCTGGCACTCCAAGGACTTCACCCTCGCGCCCGAGCGGTACGAGGACCGCAGGCGCGCCACCCTGGAGACCATCCCCCGGCTGCGCGCCCTGTGGGCGGGCGAACCCGCCGAGTACGCGGACGGGACGGGCACCCCGGTCTCCGTCGTGCCCCAGCCCCGGCCCGTTCAGGAGACCCTGCCGCTGTGGGTCACCACCTCCGGCAACCCGGAGACCTGGGAGGCCGCCGGACGGCTGCGCGCCGGAGTGCTCGGCGCGACCGTCGGACAGACCCGGGACGAACTCGCCGACCGCATCGCCCGCTACCGCGCCGCCTGCGCCGGGGCCCCCGACCAGCGGGGCACCGACGCGCACGGCCGGGTCACCCTGATGGCTCACACCTACGTCGGCACCGACGACGCGGAGGTACGCCGCCAGGCCGGCGCGCCCCTCAGGGCCTACCTCGCCTCGTACGTCCGCCAGACCGCCGCCAACCGGTCCGCGGACGCCGCGACCGCCCGGCTCACCGACGAACAGGCCGCGATGCTCGCCGAGTTCGCGTTCGAGCGCTACCTGAGCTGGGGCAGTCTCCTCGGCTCGCCCGGCCACTGCGCCAAGATGCTCGCCGATCTGGCCGAGCTGGGCGTCGACGAGGTCGCCTGCTTCATCGACTTCGGCATCGGACGGGACGACGTACTGGCCGGACTGCACCGGCTGGCCGAACTGAAAGAGACCTTGTGA